The DNA region ataaAGATAAATTATCGTTTATTATAACCTGTATAGTAACTATATATAATCAAACATAAGAAGATTTATCATAGCACACTAGTGCGTTTATTTATAATTTCCTATAGAGCAACATACAACCATAAACCATCGAAAATATATATATCTTCAACTTCATTATTACTTGCATATACCATTTTTATCATCACAAATACTTTATAACTATTTGTTAAAGTTCGTTGTGGATGCGTCAAAGTTACCCTCAGTGTACCCTCCATTGCCATTACCATGGAAAGTACCACTGTTATTTACGGTACGCTCGCCATGATTGTTGGTGGTGCGGTGTTTCTCTCGGTCCCCAGAATTTGAACCGCTGTTGATTTTGGCACCGGAGAAATTTTGGTTCCCGCCGCCATGGTTGTTAAATGCGTCAGCAGTACCATGGTTGTTGGATTTCGCAGCTTCGGCTTCTTCAGCCTCAAGCATGGCGATGAGTTTCTTGAGCACACGAGATGACATTCTTATAATCTTACTTAAATATTGCTATTAGaatttttgtgtttggatggtGTTAATGTTGCAACTAAAACCTTATTATATAGATGTAAGGAAAGGAATCTGATGCGTTTGCTTGCTTGTTCACTCGAAACTATACAGAATATTGTTTCTTACCTTTTATTTCTAAgaatattgattttttttttattgtAAAATAATTTACTAAAATTATGTTGAGATTAAAATACTCAAGTAAAATATATGAGATGATTAAAATAGTCAGTAAAATACTCAAAGGAGTTTTCTGTTTTCATGGCTATAATCTTTTTTTTTCAACAATCTTTTGTGCATCGACTCACAACTCCTAGTATTTTAAGGTTGAAGGCGTTTACAAGAGATAGTGATGAATCGATAGTATAAATCTTTTTATATTGACAatgcatagtaattaatctcttttaaataagatttaattaaaatatactCACAATGTAAAAGAATTTTACACTGCCAGTTAATCTTAAacgttggatattgaaataagtttgacttttattttaaaaatctataaagtaattcaaatgaatgatgatgatgaatcgatagtgtaaatctttttacactgacagtgccTAGTAATTAATCTCTTTTGAATATTTTTCATATAAATTAAGAGTGTCTTATTTACGAAGTACTAAAATGTATGTATAAAAAATGAGTCCAAAGATGCATATTCGGACACTAAAGATAGTCGTGAATTTTCACAAGGGTGGTGGGATACCTATAAGAGTGAAAGTGACAACCCCTAAAAAAACATCCATAACAAAGACACGTCGCTAATTTAAACCGTCACTACGAATGTCTAAGAGAAAATTTTGAGCatgtatttttattttatttttggatAATATCAAATTTTACttccatattttttttttctaGAAACACCTACTCGCTAAAAACATGGTTGGCTTTAGGAGGACGATGTATTTTCAATTAAACTACTAAGATCGAAATATGGAACCATCATTAAGCCATCCAAAGCCATATCAAAATCTCCATATAATAAATCAAAATATATCTCAATATATAATTTTGTAATTCCCTTAAAAGCTACAAAAACTTATGAGGTCACTCCTCCTTCACATTCCAAACCTAATCCCTCAACTCTAATAGAAAACAAAGTTATCCTCCACCAAATTGAGATTTTTTTTACTCCGATGCTCTACTTTTGAAACAAAATTTTCTAATTGTCCCACTTTGAAAATAAAACCTCTAGTTATCCCATTTAATGAAGGGACTCGGCTATTGAATAGTTGAGGGTACACTAAATTTATTTAAATGTCGATCAATGAATGGAGGAGACCATTAATgttatattattttttatattttttttgtttatttgaTCTCTTTGACTCCTCCACCATTGAAAGATCGAACTCTTTCTTTCAAAATTTCACTTCCTACTCCGGGCCAATGAAAGACTGAGCTTGTTCAAAAAAAGAGAACAGTTAaatatttcttttttaatttgagatattttagaatttaaatttcaaaaaagGGACATTGAGGTGAAAAAGTCCTAAATTAAAGTTTTTTAAGATAAAGACCTCCACCAACTATTTCTCAAAAGAAATAAATGACAATTTTCATTGAAAATCTCTCAATAAAACCTCTATCTTGAGGTAACATCTCCTCAAAGAAATTCATCACAAACATTGGTCTTCCAATGTCCGAAGAAACAACTCCTACGAAGTTTATTGGCATAACATAAAGTTCCAAAGATAGCACTCCTCATCCTCATCCTCCATCTTCCTTCTAGACATGAGCTAACAAATAGAGtaatttaacataatttaacataAAAGATTTCTTGCTAGAATACTCAAATTGATATGTATATTATTTAGTGGGTTCGAAAACTATGTATACCCCATGATGTCTCTACGATTTAAAGCAATTGAGAATAgttataaaatatttaaaaatatatataaggTAGGATTtattatatataataatattCTTTTAGTTTcttaaaaatcaaataaatattaaaatatagTTTAGTCCTTAAAAATACTCCCCTCCAAACAAATTCAATCCTACTTGTAAGGGAAAGAATCAAGTGCTACTTGGTCAATCGAGGATATGGTTCGATAATTTAATATAAACACCAAACAAGTAGGATTAGTTTTGATGTGAAAAAGTTTAGGAGAATACATCCATCATGAAGTGCATCTCGTGCAACAAGTTCATTCCTATCCGCATTTGTACCGCATCATAAATAAGTATCCGCAGGGTATTGGTTATTAttatattaaattttataaaatttaaaataaaaaatatattttattaattaattaatataatataaaatttatatgatacaaaataaaattagaaaacataaataataaaaaatattgtTTGTCATTAAATGATTATACATTTTCAACATAATGAATTGAATGATTATATATAGTAATCAAGattttgttttgaaaaaaatgtACTAAATCATTTATAAATATTTGTCtcaatttttatatattaattaaaGACAAAAGTTTGATATCGtgttttttttttatgattaTCGATGATAAAGTTGTTAAGGTTTTCTTTAGTATTATTCAGTGAAAAATAAATGACACTTATTTTTAATATCCATTCAATATATGAATTATAAATGTTAATGGTTTTTTTGTGAGTGATTTTTAAAAAAGTATAAAAAGTTGAAGTATGAAAAGTTATAGttaatatattataattatattcatttttatgttgatgatattaatgtttttttttaattttaacTAATTTGTAATCTCAAAGAATAGTCTTGTGTAACATTTTACAATAAACTTTAAGTATAATCTAATTAATCAATTTTTCATTAAAAAGATAGTTTAATATAAAAAAATGTTAAAATAATTTAAATGCAAAAAAAATATGTTTAGTGTATTTAATCATTCTAAAATGTTGGTGTATTGTATTTACTCATATTTTAATGACAATGATATTAAAcaaatattaatttaaataatttttcaATCATAAATATTTACCTGTGAATTTTAATAATAAACTATAGTTAGTTTATTATAGTTATTCTAATTTTTAATtggaaaataaaaaattatttaattaattagtGATAAAAAAATTCCACCTCATTTATAAATTATATGTTTTAACTATACTCTTTAGCGATTTATTGGgagaaaaatattaaaaataatgaatAGCATAAAAGTTATAATAGATGTTCTAACTATATTTTTTGTAATAAgttataattaataaattatatatattgtttttatatcatattttaaattaattaattaataataaataatcaTTCTATATATTAACAATACTCTTTAACGATTaattaaaaaatatgaaattaaaataataaataatatataaaaataaaactATTCTTACAAATGAACATAGATGTAAcaattattttaatattaaaattgAAAGAAGAAAAAACACATGTCGATCATTAGAAGAGGTTAAAAACATACATGTGATAGtcatttgttttcttttatatatatatatatatatatatatatatatatatatatatatatatatatatatatatatatatatatatatatatatatatatatatatatatatatatatatatatatatatattactttaatgatttttttattattaaataatcGATATATTACAAAATATATTTTGTTATTCTGGATATCGAAACTATCTAATGTTGATCTAATGATCTATATTTCAATGTATTTTATGCAATTTAGCACAAAGATGATCAATTTTATAACTTGAGAAAGTGATATAAAATTTAGTTGTTGAAGCCAAGATTAACAAATACTGTAAATATTTCCTTTGTTCAATAGTCAAACCAATTCTCTTTCTAGTGAAAATATCACCTTCCTATCATGGGCCTATATGGCTTAGGCTTTTTTGGTTTATAATAGTAGTTAAATTGAGCCTTATCAAAGACAGAATTGTCGAAAATATATTTCAActcaaaatgaaataaatattttattaaatatttagcctcataacataaaaacaaaatgagatttatcatagatAATTAACTAACGTTTATTAAAATATGTAAAAGCAATTATAGATAATCAAACATAAGGAGATTTATCATAGCACACTAGTGCGTTTATTTTTAATTTCCTATACAGCAACATACAACCATAAACCATCGAAAATAAATATATCTTCAACTTCATTATTAGTTGCATATACCATTTTTATCATCACAAATACTTTATAACTATTTGTTATAGTTCGTTGTGGATGCGTCAAAGTTCCCCTCAGTATACCCTCCATTGCCATTACCATGGAAAGTTCCACGGTTATTTATGGTACGGTTACCATGATTGTTGGTGGTGCGATATTTCTTTCGGTCCCCGGCATTTGAACCGCTGTTGATTTTGGCACCGGAGAAGTTTTGGTTCCCACCGCCATGGTTGTTAAATGCGTGAGCAGTACCGTGGTTGTTCGATTTTGCAGCTTCGGCTTCTTCAGCCTCAAGCATGGCGATGAGGTTTTTGAGCACATGAGATGACATTCTTATGACCTTACTCGAAAAATGCTATGAAACCTTCAGTATTTTTGTATTTGGATGGTGTTAATGTTGCAACCAAAACATTATTATATAGATGAATGGATAGGAATATGATGCTTTTGCTTGTTTTTCACGCGAAATTAGATAGAACATTGCAGCTTACTTTATTATAATTTTAAGAATTTTGCTTTTTTTTATAATAgcaaaataaaatataataaaaataaatgagGAATAAACTTCTCAATAAAGCATATGCGAGGGGATTTTAGATATAGCACAAAATGTGCTCAGTTGAACACACTAAAAAAAACAAGGATGCATCAAACAAGAAAGCAACAAAAGTAtataaaaaaaaagtaaaaattaATAAGCAATTCCAAAACTACACCGAAAAAATAGCCATATACGTATAATTTTTATTAACAAACAAAAAAATCATCAACAACGTACTAAAAAACATACAATATTTCAACTTATAAAATGTTTCACAATATTTCAACTTATAAAATGTTTCACAAACGTATTTTTTATTGAAAAGATTTGTGGATGATAAAGACGAAGAAATGAACTATTTGTCTCAGAATGACATCCATAATCAAAGGAGGGTGAAATTGAAGTCAAAGCTACAAACTTGTATTAAATTTGAATGGATGTCATTATTGATCTTTCATAGCAACTTTCACTTTTACTTCATCCTCCTTAAATTTTTTCTTCATAGTATGGGATTTCTTGAGATAATTTTTTTCATTCTCCTTCCCTATCTACAAAACAAAATGAATTAGCATGATACTCTAATTATAAAAGATGCAAAAAGTTTACTTCTAATCCATACACGACTATAATCTATAAACCAACAGTATTGTCACTTTTATAATCTTCATTAATGCTTTCTTGAACATACACTTCTATAATCTCCATTAACATTTTTTTTAACAAATGACATGTTAATCAaatttgaaaacataaactatTGATCCAACGGAAAAAAAAAACATAAGCTTGTAATGTAGTAAATACCATAAAAGAAGCTTCGGATAAATAAGAAGTCTTGTGAAGATTAGCATGTAACGCAACCATTTCCTAATATATGATAAAGTTAAATCACACTTCGTAACCTTTGATGCAACAAAGATAACCTTTCGAAGAAGATGAATTCGCTGCATGTGGGTTTTCAAGGTCAAGGAAAATAGGTTTGGTGTTTCCATCTTGCTGTGAAGAAATGGTGTGGAAACATTAATGGCGATTAGGATAAGGCGTAAGAAAGATATTAGGGTTTTACTTTAAAAAAGATGAATGTTAGTGTAATATCCATCATCCTCAAAGAGACACGTTGAAATATTGATTATGAATGCATTAATCACATCCttatttaattgttttaatttgtTGTTGTCATGTTTCATGACACGAATCTGCAGAGTCCTCCAAGACAATTACTACTGCAGATGTCAATCAGTTTGTCGACGATATTAAGAATAAGCGCCCGCGTAtaaagtgatgaagaagatggaCAATTCAAcaaagtgatgaagaagatggaCTAGAAGACAAGATCAAATGTCAGGAACAAGTCATTCGACATCAACAAAAATCAGGAATTTGGGAGAAGGCCCAAAACTGAAGAAAAAACTAACCAAGCAAAAGGAATCcaatgtcatggatgtgaagggtTTGGACACATAAGATTTGAGTGCCCCACTTATCTCAAGAATCGGAAGAAGGGTCTGTCTGTGTCATGGTCAGAAGATGATTCTGAAAGTGATCCTGAAGTGGAGCCCGCCAAACAGGTTACTGCCTTGACTGGTATTTGTGATTCTGATGAAGAATCAGATTGTGAGGAACTCACTTTTGAGTAACTTGTAGAGTCTTACAAGGAGTTGTGCCTCAGAAATGAAGAAGTATGTCAATTGGGAGAAGATCAAAAGAAAGTTATTGCTCAACTACAGGCTGAAAAAGTGGAACATCTATCTATCATCTCTGATTTGAAGGATGAAGTTGTTATGCTCAATTCAAGACTTAACAAtatgactaagtatgtaagaatgcttaacagTAGCTCTGATGTGCTGGATGAGATTCTTCAAACTGGTAAGAATGTTGGAAATGTTCAAGGTCTTGTAATGATAATCAAGGATGAACAAAGGAAAAGGGTCTGCAATGAATTTTCTTCAACCTAAAAGAAAACAGGATGAAAATATGTCAAATCAGACGTCCCAACATCAATAAAGACATCAGGATGATTACTCAGGAAGCAAGACCCAACGATGGAAATGTCATCATTGTGGGAGGTTTGGTCACATAAAGCCCTATTGCTACAAACTATATGGCTATCCCAAACCTCAGACTATTGTTAAAGCAAAGAAAAAGTGGATTCCCAGAAATGACACTTCTAGACTCATATATCACACCTCCCTCAGAGCCTCTGCTAGAGAGAATTGGTATTTCGATAGTGGTTGTTATAGACACATGATTGGTGTCAATAAATTCTTGGTGGATATTAAATTATATTCCACTGGCTATGTCACCTTTGGAGATGGATcaaaaggtgaaataaagggtGTTGGAAAGTTGGACTATCCTGGACTGCCTAGTGTTGATGATGTACTGTTTGTTAAAGGGATGACTGCTAGTTTGATAAGTattagtcaactatgtgaccaaggtctcAAAGTTAACTTTAGTAAATCTGAATGCAGGGTAATAAATTAGAAGAATGTAGTTATCATGAAGGGAGCCAGATCTAAAGATAACTGATATCTATGGACTCCTCAAGAAACAATTTTTTTCTCCGCATGCTTAATGTCAAAAGAAGATGAGGCTAAGATATGGCATCCAAAGCTTGGTTACTTACATCTGAAAGGGGTGAAGAAAGTTCTGCCAAAAGATGCATTCAGACGTATTCCCaagctgaatattgatgaaggAAGAATCTCTGGTGAATGTCAAATTGGAAAGAAAACAAAGGTGTCACATAAGAACCTCCAATATCTGACCACTTCAAAAGTTCTGGAGCTAattcatatggacttgatgggacctataCAGGTTGAAAGTCTTGGAGGAAAGAGATATGCCTATGTTGTTATTGATGACTTCTCAAGGTTCACCTGGGTGAATTTCATCAAAGAGAAGTCTGAAGTGTTTTAAGTATTTAAAGAACTTTGTCAAAAGATTCAAAGAGAGAAGGATTGTGGTATTGTCAGAATTAGAAGTGACCATGGAAAGGAATTTGAGAATAGCAAGTTTGATGAATTCTGCACTTCTGAAGGGattagtcatgagttctcttcACCCATCACCCCTTAACAGAATGGTGTGGTTGAGCGCAAGAATGGGACTATTCAAGAATGTGCCATGGTCATGCTTCGTGCTACGAAACTACCATATCATTTTTGGGCTAAAGCCATGAACATTGTTTGTTATATCCTTAATAGATTGACTATCAGATCTGGTTTTTCTTCTACACTTTATGAACCGTGGAAAGGAAGAAAGTGAACTGTGAAATATTTACATGTATTTGGAAGTAGATGTTATATTCTGGAAGATCGTGAGCAGAAGGGAAAAATGGATCCTAAAAGTGATTAGGGAATTTTTCTAGGATATTCTACAAACAGTATAGCATACAGAGTATTCAACTCTAGAACCAAGGTGATGATGGAATCCATAAACATATTTGTGGATGACTCAACTAAAGAAGATGATGTCACATATGAAGTTGAAACATCTATGAATGATGTTCCTGAAGATGTTGCAGACTCAAGTACTAATATTGAACCTGCAGAGACTGAGTCAACTGACAATGGACCttccatcagaattcagaaagatcaTCCTAAGGAGCTTATAATAGGAAATCTAAATGAAAGGATAATTACCAGATCAAGGGAAGTTATGTCAAATGCTTATTTTGTTTCTAAATTTGAACCCAAGAATACCAAGgaggccttgattgatgagtttTGGATTAATGCTATGCAAGATGAACTCGGCCAATTCAAAAGAAATGAGGTTTGGGATTTGGTACCAAGACCTGAAGGGACAAATGTTATTGGTACCAGATGGTTGTACAAGAACAAGTCAGgtgaacaaggggttgttaccAGAAACAAAGCCAAACTTGTTcctcaaggatacactcaaatggaaggagtggactttgatgaaacatttgctcatGTGGCTCGCTTGGAGTCTATAAGATTGCTACTTGGAATGGCATGCCTTTTAAAGTTCAAGTTGTTAtaaatggatgttaaaagtgccTTTTTAAATGGGTATTTAAATGAAGATGTGTATGTTGAAGAACCAAAAGGATTTTTTGATCCTACTTTCCTAAATCATGTGCTCAAACTAAAGAAGGCATTgtatggtttaaaacaagctccaagagcatggtatgaaaggttgactgagTTTCTCATCAACCATGGATATAGGAAGGGTGGAATTGATATGACTCTCTTTGTCAAAGAGAAGGATGGAAAACTTATGATTGCCCAgatttatgtggatgatattgtaGTTTGAGGGATGTCATATGATATGGTCCAGCATTTTGTCAAgcaaatgcaatctgagtttgaaatgagtttggtagGTGAATTAACTTACTTTCTTGGACTccaagtcaaacagatggaagactccATTTTTCTTTGTCAAAGCAAATATGCAGAGAATATTGTGAAGAAATTTGGATTGGAgaatgctagtcacaaaagaactctTACTCCTACTCACTTGAAGTTATCCAAAGATAAAAAGGGTGTAAATGTTGATCAGAGTTTATATAGAAGCATGATTGGTAGTCTTCTATACCTTACAGCAAGCAGACCAGATATAACTTTTGTTGTTGGagtttgtgctagatatcaaaCAGAACCCAAAGTAAGTCATATCAATCAAGAAAAAAGGATTCTGAAGTATGTGAATGGCACATGTGAGTATGAAATGTTGTATTCTCATGATTAAAATTCCATGTTAGTAtggtattgtgatgctgattgggaTGGTAGTGCGAATGACATGAGGAGTACCTCCAAAGGATGTTTCTTTTTGGGAAACAATTTGATTTCAGGGTTCAGCAAGAAACATAATTGTGCATCCCTATCTACTGCTAAAGTTGAGTACATAGCAGTAGGTAGCAGCTGCTCTCAACTAATGTGGATGAAACAAATAATGACTGAATATAATGTTatacaggatgtcatgacattattcttTGACAACTTGAGTGCTATTAATATCTCCAAAAACCCTATTCAACATAGTAGGACTAAACATATTGACATCAgacatcattttattagagaacttgttGAAGACAAAGTCATAACACTTAAGCACGTTAGCACTGGAAATTGGCTTGCTGACATTTTTACCAAAGCCTTGGATGTAGTTCAGTTTAAAAAATTAAGAGGAAAACTTGGGATTTGTGTTAATGAGCACTTATAGCAACTACAACTATTTAAGTGTGTCAGACAGGTTTTTAACTATCATCATTACACAAGACACGCTTCTCTAAACGCATTACTCCACTATGTATCATTTTGGAAAAAAAATACGCTACCCATTTTATTCAAACATTTCATTCCCCTCCAGAAATCTATGCTCACCTTCTATCAAGTGTCTTTCCCAATTCCATCTGTATCAAGTGTTACCTAAGATGTCAAAACAATCTTCACCCAAGCACATGCATGTCTCAACTGAAACTAGTGGATCATCATCCCCAATTGCTAGGGAAGATGAACCATTTCAAATGATCAATCTGTCTGAAATTGTCTTTGATGTTGCTCCCTGTTggttgtaattttaagtgtcgggtttttgttatcgtatccacagggattgtaagatatcaccgctgttcgatggttgtattaatcttagcttaagtaacacagggggttttggttttaatcacgttatcttgcataaaaaggtaatacaatgcggtaaaagtttgatttgaatatttgagaaatattgtcaaagttagggttcaacaatcgctttgcatgtatttgttcggtcaacaatattataaactcctttagatgataaattatttcacaaagtcctcccaatgtgtttctctcgaacacacattgtgagttttcccattttgatcgattgtttatctctaacacaacctatcaaaatgacaactttttggttcaaccttatggtgaacaaaatcattcattactatctctagctaacaaacaagattggatgaaaacctaggttaagagttggtaaacatctctcgatcataaaccaacacaaagagttttgaataagaacaaagttttcatcatatattcaccattaaagagtttacacatgaagatccttacatttacacacaaagtTAATGATCATatacatctaaccttgacaaatggaggacttagctactcattttcatggtagcttggtcggcaagtttcggaagaaggttgatcaacatccgagtcgaataatcgagattggatgagaatccaccttctttttgtaaaagatggttaagagatgaagagaaatgaaatttagggcacaaaagattccaagaacaatgctgtaaaaatatctagaaaaagtgTAAAAGTATGGAAAACTaggtatggctctcaaaagtggcacttgctacttatagagctgtactgggctgtcacgctcgctaggcgagcagaatggctcgcctagcgagggtctaattgaggcacaagaggcacctgcgcccagagacacagtctatctcagactgtcatgttcgcctagcgaacaaaaccttcgcctagcgaaggacacgcttcaaccttcgccccagcgaggttgagaggttttgctactggaatgctcgctggggactcgctagagcctcgcctagcgagtgagtgctggctgcgcttttcaccaaaactgaacgaactcgttaccaccttcgctagcggctcgcctagcgaatttattgacattttactggagcttttcgctgggcgctcgcctagcgagtgcttcgccacagccctcgcctagcgagcaggctgatgaatgcttgttttacttgatccctttgccaaatttcttgtgtcttcactttctattatttcatgcctacttcctgcacaataacacacaaatcaaaggtaccaagatcgtttatcgtttaattgcatttcatctgaaacaaaggtggtttcgacattttagcaaggacatagagtgaaagatgcccacatatgatagctcaaataagcacttttgggcatctaacaactctccccaactagattcttgcttgtcctcaagcaaagtatgccccttgaaggacaagaggatttgctttaagaaaaaggtttctccgaagttggataaaacggctcaaacacaagcgaatcagcatatacaagtttccaacggttcgaataaaataatacacaagaactaaaacttaatagctatgcgaaatatttatctatctacaacaatattattctgaatgaatcaccatatttctcctcttcgaataaggaatgaagaatttacgcgtttgcaaccgcgggaataatctcactctctaacaaataatgaagaaatcaattcgattcatacaatgtctaacaattataaatggtaatgtggaagcacgaagatcactaagggcttttcggttgaagcttggtcaggttaacaaacaagggtcatttctaaggccatggaaaacgaaattgccgatgcaaaagagacattcactgtacacatattcacacatctcgacttcgttccatttgtttcttatttgaaaccttcacaactcttatttcacaactcaatttttatttttcactatttttcttccaagcaagcatttattttcattctttctatttttgtttttttctttcacatcatatttacaaaacagatgtttcttttctatatttttattttcaatgcttgcttggtttttcatttttttttcaagagttgtggaacttaccgattctccccaacttatttcttactcaccctaagtgaatgctcttaactttttacggcaaaagaacaataatcaagattttccgggttgtaaaaaaaagatttttgaaatctcgctttatttcaagcagagattcaactgtttaagctcaaaggggttaacgaatactctctctgctcacaggtaagttgtttttggatgttgttgtgctcgatagaaaacaagtgccttgatcatttctaattaCTTCCACatattcaaaataataaaagacaaggcatgaatcaaatgaatcaacaaaacttattagaatccagcatttaagtgtacaatggaggtttcctcacaatttgtggttttaagtcctagatgaaacattcattcaattatgttgcaaaaagaaaatattcaatttaccaaaaagagtaaagttcttaatgcattctaaaattctagccggaggtaaccatgtaccttagcctcattcacttgtttattcttatcattgccatccaagctcggatgcaccttcattgggtacttctttgaggagcaaccaatctagaagg from Lathyrus oleraceus cultivar Zhongwan6 chromosome 1, CAAS_Psat_ZW6_1.0, whole genome shotgun sequence includes:
- the LOC127074052 gene encoding uncharacterized protein LOC127074052 — protein: MSSRVLKKLIAMLEAEEAEAAKSNNHGTADAFNNHGGGNQNFSGAKINSGSNSGDREKHRTTNNHGERTVNNSGTFHGNGNGGYTEGNFDASTTNFNK
- the LOC127074061 gene encoding uncharacterized protein LOC127074061, producing MSSHVLKNLIAMLEAEEAEAAKSNNHGTAHAFNNHGGGNQNFSGAKINSGSNAGDRKKYRTTNNHGNRTINNRGTFHGNGNGGYTEGNFDASTTNYNK